From Cervus elaphus chromosome 10, mCerEla1.1, whole genome shotgun sequence:
ACTGTGAGCGTTCCACCTCCTCCATCTGATGGGAGCTTCCCAGGGCAGGGCCTTGGTCAGCCTATTAAAGTTAGAAGGTTCTAGAGGGCAGAGATGGTCTCTTCCATTCGTTCATCCAAGAAACATTTGTATTTGGTTTATAGCCTATATTTCAATTATACTGTAACTCTGTACCAGGTTCCAGGACAGCTGCTAGGACAGAGATGATGGGAAAGACCCCCAGAGAGATGTCACCAAGCCAAGGTGATGAGGGATGTGCCCTCTGGAAGTGCAGTTAGGAGGAGCCCCAAGGAGGGGGTGGCTGTGCCCTGGGCAACTTCACAGAGATGGAAACAGATGAAGGGAGCCCTAGAAAGTCCCTCTCCTGACCTCAGAGACCACCCCCCATCTTTGGACCCCTCCCCAAGGCTGGGGCCCACCTGCTGCTCCCCACCTGTGAGGAAACTGATGAAGGCTGACACAAAATTGTGCTTCCGCGTCCTCGGAAAGAGCTGAGATGCAAAGGACACCATGATGAAAGTGGTGAGGAAAGACAAGACGACGGCGGACAGCAGGGAGACTCGGCCGAGGATGACGTAAACtgcaggggagggcaggagggagagcggGCTGGCCCCCCGCACTCAGCCCAGAGGGCGCAGGCCCGCCAGCCTCAGGTGCCGAAGCGTGGCCTGGGACCAAAGTTCTGACCCCGCCACGGGTAGACCACACATCATTAACACCTTCCTGGCTGCCTACTTTCGTCTAACCCCAAGAGACTGAGAGAAAATGTCCTTTCAGTCGTGGTCAGTTCTGTTCTATCTGCCCCAAGcagtcctctgtcaccccccaaACCCCAAGCTGGCCCCGCTTCCCTCTCCCCGATCCCCGCCTTCAGCCCTCCATACTGGATAAGGGTCGAGGCTTCCAGCACTTGATATGGAAGCAGTTCTCAAACAGGCCACTGAAGAACACTTCCTGGGACTCCTCGTTCACCAGCCGCACCCAGAAGGGGAAGATGGAGACCAGCAGGATAAGCAGGTAGCCCAGGGAAGTCAAGGCAGGGGCTATGGCCCAGGTGAAGCCCTTCACGTCTCTGTCCTCTAtcgtcagcatcacctgggagagGAACAGTGAGGGAGTCCCATGCGGCACCAGCTGATGGAGATGATGCCCGCAGACATGTCAGCAGACGTGGGACTCAGGAAATGTTTGCTTTGCTTTGATTAACCTTACAGACCTTCAGCTGGCCTAACCAAcacagaaaacattttctctcaCTAACTCACCGGGCGATCTTGAATGTGTGGGGTCCCTTCTTTGAGCCTCGATTTCCACCTTGGTAAAATTTCCACCTCTCCCAGCTCTAAAGTTCTAATCTTTCAGTTCTGTTTaacagcccccgccccccacaccccaccccccgcaactGGCCACAGAGCCTCTCCAGTCAGCTGTTAGCTGCTGTCTGCCCTTGGAGATTTCAGAATGAGGACCAGGCAGGTATTAAAACCAGGGCCTGGAGTGCCTTTACTCAGGGACTGGCCCTCTTGCCTCAGGACCTGGGGTTTAGATGGACAGGGGTCCACCTGGTCCTCTgctgaaaaatgagcagaaaatatgcacacagaaacttttaaaaatagttttagagTTTCATAGACCCTCCTGAAGCCCTAGGCTCCCTCTAGGCTTGGAGGTTGAGCCCCTCAGTTAAGGATCCCTCATAACTTCTCTATCACCACCAGCTATCATCAAGGATGTCTTCCTAGAAGGAACATCCGTGATATGGAAGGTAAGCACTGGCTGGATTTGGCTGTAGAAGCCATGACTGTGTCCCAGCTTTATCACTTGCTGGCTGGGTAGCCTTGGGGAACTCACTAAAACTCTCAGGACCTTGGGTTCCCCATTTGGAAAAGGGAGGAGATAACACTTGCCCATTGAGGTTCTTGGGCGGACCAAGTAACATGCTGCGAACAAAGTGTCAAGCACAGTGCTTAGGGCCCAGGTGCTTGGTTAAAGATTCACCTAGTCAGCCTCCTCTCTGCCTTCGCCGAGCCTGGCAGCCCTGAGGAATGAGGTGGAGAGGGccaaggagggggaggagaggagggtcgTTGGAAGCCTGGGTGCAGCAGCGAGGGTGGGCCCTGTCCGGATGGCCCCCGATGACCATAGCCATGTGGCAGTGCAGGAAGGTGGCATCCGGAGGTCAGAAGGACAGGACAAGGGAGACGGGGACACCCCAAGACAACAGCCCTTGCTTCCGCTGCCTCAGCAGACTGTGCCTGGCAGCACCAAGCTTCCCAGCTGCACACAGCAAGTGAGGGACTTCCCTTTCCTCTCAGCCCCCATGTTCCCAGGCACTGGGGCCCCTCCGAGGCCCCCATGTGGACCCCTCACTGCAGCCGGGTGCAAGGAGCATCTCTGAGGCTTTGAGATCACCTGATCACAACAGAAGAACTAGCCAGAGGGCAGAGGAAATCCACTGCTTATAGAAGAGTTAACAACTGTTCCTCTTTGACTGCTGTCAGAGCGCTTGGGAAATTTCTAAAGCACTCTCCTTTTTCTGTCATTCCCCAGTTTTTCTTCTCCCCACCTGAAAAATTTATCCTGCCATCTCTACAAAGCTACCCTTTGAGATCTCTCCACCCTCCGGGCAGTACTGATGAGCCACCCGAACTTCagggccttggtttccttcactCTAAGAGGATGAAGTCAGTGGACCAGAGAGAGTTGAGTCCTGGCTCTAAAGCTCTCCAGGTAGGAGTCGTGGCCGCATCTTGATCCTGTGCTCTGCAGGGAATGGAGCACCCTGGACATTTTCAACTGATGCTCGGAGTCCCTTCctgtccccaacccccacccctctGCACCTCAACTTGTCTAAACTGACCTCAGTGTCCCCCCTGTTTCAATCACCTGCTCCGTCACCCACACTCTAGTCTGGAGTTCGTGCTGGCTCCTCTGTTTCCCCCACACTTTCACCTCATCAGCCGTCCTCACCTTGTCAGATTTTCTCCCATAAAGTCTCTAAAGCACCCACCCTCCTGCCCCACACCCGCCATGACTCTCTCCACGCCTGGAACACCACAGTCACCCCAAGCATCTCCAGCCTGGGTTTCTTTCCTGAGGGCAAGCAGGTCTCTTCCCCTTTAAGCCTTTTAAATCCCACATCTTCTGCAAACCTCAACTTGGTCCTTTCTACTTCCTGGACTCTCCCAGCCACCAGCCATTATCCATTCACTCCATAAAAGTGAACTGTGTACTTACTGGGCGCCCCATGCCCAGCTTAGGCCAACGGGGAGAATCAGGGATGAAAAAAAGACAGGAACTTGCAGGCTCTGGGTAACTACTGGGGAGAAGAGACACGTAAACTTGTCAAGCAGTACAGTGCTTTCCCCTCCTCGCCTGCGGTGACTCCAAGCTGTCCCCTGGCCCTCCCCAGCTGCTCTCCAGAGGAGGACCCTGCAGGCCTTTCTTCAAGGCTAAGCCAGCCTCTGCATGGAGCTGCCCTCGGTGCTGGCTCTGGACAACTGGGCACCAGGGACATATACAATCTGGGACACACTGGTATAAGCCAGACTCAAAGGACCACAGACATGTTACTACAAAGGGGGATTTGCAGATCCTTTTGTACTGATGAAGAAACATCTGGAAAGGAGAACAGACTGGTCCAGGATGCCACAGTCAGTCAGAGTGGACACAGGGACCACAACCCTGAACGGCCACCCCACCTCCTCAGCTCTTCACCAGTCACCACTGGCCGGCAGTTGGGTTTGGGATTCCCAAAAGTAcaggagagggagacagaagggGGGCGGGAATAGAGGGTTGCCAACTTTTTACTTTGCCAAGAACTCAAAACAAAACGAACTTACTATCCTCTACTCTCACTGACGtttcaattattttgaaaagGGCCAATGACTGGAAGAGCTGCGTGCCCCGCCAGGCCTGGTTCCCGCGGGCAGAGTCTGTCTCCCTGTGGGCAGAGACTGTCTCCCTGCGCGCCAGCACCCAGCCCCGGTACCCAGCCCCAATGCAGCCCTGTCACCGGCCCAGGTGCTGCGCAGCCCAGGTAAGTGTATCCCAGGCTGGAACCGGGAAGGGAACTGTCTGGGCCCCCGAGAGCCTCACTCCCCACTTGTCCCACCAGCCAGTAATTTGAGGTCACTTGGGCTGAAAGTGACTTAGGCTGGGTGAGGGGTTCCTTCCCACGGACGACCCTCCTCGGTCCTTAGTGGCCCCCAAGCCCCAGTGACATTATCCAGACCCATAGATGGGTCCTGACCTGGCCATTGGGCCCCAGATCCAGCCCCACGGCTCCCAACAGAAGGGTAATATTTGGCTTGGGGGGCCTCCTCCACGCCCTTCCCCTCCCAACCAGAGGCTCCACCTCCACTCGCCCCTCCCCACCGGTCTCCAGTCCCTACACCCGCCTCGCTGCTGGCACAGCCAGCAAGACCCTCCTTTGCTGCCCACGCCCCTCAGGCCAGCGAGAGGATGCTTGGTCTCCCCACAGAGCCCACCGAGCCGAAGCCCTCGGGGCCCCACGGCTGCGGGAACCTGGCCTCCCAGGCGGTTGCGGTCCAGGCTTTGCTCACCGATACGcagaatggggtgggggtgggtgcacCCTGAAGTTCACCGGATTCGAATGCCAGCTCTGCCATCACCAGCAGGGTGCCCTTGGGGAAGTTACTTCTTCTTCCTgggcatcagtttcctcatctgtgaaaagggCATGATCATAGTGACTTCTTCAGCGGGctggctgggaggggctgggagacGCACTGCGGACCTCGCGCTcacccccccatcccccccatTCCCAGTCTTTTCCCCTCCCTTGCCCTGCGCATGCACTCAGGCACACCCCCTaaacccccaccccgccctggccCGCACagtcctctgccctccactaaaAAGGCTGTCTACCCCTCTCCCAAGGCGGGCTGGTTTTAAACAGGCACTTCCAAGAAGAGGCATTCTAGCTCCTAGCCCTGGTGGTTGAGCCGGGGGGCTGGTTTGTGTGACAAGAGGGGCCACACTTGGAGCTGGATAAGTCACCAGCTCCCCGTGCTTTGAGACTAAGCTCACCAAGGAAAGGCATTTGTAACTCATTAAGATGTTTAAGAACCAGGATCGTGTCTGGCACCTCCACACACCTCTCCACTAGCAGGCACATATTTAAAGACAACAGGAAAGGATGAGAGCTGATGAACCATTAATTTATTGAATCACCTAACATGTGAGAGGTGATTATCTATCATGTGaaacagagcttccctggtggttcatatggtaaagaatccgcctgcaaagtgggagacccaggtttgatccctgggtggggaagatcccctggagaaggaaatggcactccagtattcttgtctggggaaccccatggacagacgagcctggcgggctacagtccatggggtcgcagtcaggcatgactgaagcgtcTAACATACATCATGTGAGGGACTCATTGTATAATCAGTATTCTATCTGTCCTAAGGTTCAGACCCCAGTTTGTAAGGCCTCAGGCAAGCCAGGTCTTTCTTGGCTTAGCTGGGGCAAGGCAGAGTACAGTTGGGAAGGCCTGGAGCCAGGCCAGGGAGATCTCTCTGCCCTGCTCTCAGAGATGGCTTTTGATCCCTCCACCCCAGAGGCTGTTCTTCTCCAGGTGGCAGGGGAAATAGTCAACTTCCAGACTCACAGCCTCACTTTTAGTCACCCTCAGGAAAAAGAATGTTTTCTTCACCCTATTCCCACCCCTACTTGGTTCCCAGTTCCCCAGGGATTCTGACTGACTCAGCTCTGGTCACAAGCTCATTCCACTCTGGCTGAAGAAGATGCGTCAGCTGTGCCCCACAGAGGCCAAGCAGGTAGGATAATCTAAGAAGTTGAAGGTTTTGAGGAAGGAGGCAGATGGGACCCCCAGGGTAAAGCAATTTAGAGATTCATTCCTAATGTACCGAAACTCCAGGACAAGAATAGCAGGATATgtaagggaggaggctgggccctgcccagacgacacatttcttttcttgaagtcagaagacctccctgaccacacatgcacagaaaaggTTCCTTGGAGGCCAAAGGGAAGTGATACAAGGGATGTTCCCTATCCATATGCCTTTTCAgtaaaatccatcttggctaagagatgcgtgTGCACACACGGGAGGATCCTGAGATGTACCAAATATGGACCacgcaaatcaaaatgattggctaAAGGAAAAccggaagaaatgccccataaaagtaattcCAACTGCCACAAGGGGGCCACTCattgactctctctctctctccctgagtCTATCAACATgtactgtatttttttcccctctttaatACTGTTTCactattttctgtctttgtgggaattcttttctgcaaagccaaagggTCAGGGCCCTTGTCACcgaccactggtctagtggctaggatatGGTGCTACTGCAAtctggctgggaacccaagccTCGCTCCAAGCAGTTGCAGGCCAAGGCCACTAGAGATCATATCAGACCACTTATCTGGAGTAGCGAAAGAACGTtctaaaaaggaagaggaatggTGTTCTCAGAAGAAGGGAGAAATTATGGCAGACTGTAACAGCATCTTCATACGTACCCTGTCACACTTTTAAATGTCATTATACAGCAAATCCAAATCACTGGTATGATTATGCCCAGGCGACAGATGGAAAACTGAGCCCCCGGTTAAGAACATGTCCAAGCTATCACATGAATGGTTGCTAAAAAATCATGGACTACTAAAAACATTAGGCTGTGGAGGAATAGATTCTTCACATGGTGCTGAAGCTTATTCTCCTTACAAATTACTAATTGCAAAGGAAACACATATCTTTATACAGAAGAGATCTGGCAGTTACTCCCTTAAGCCAGTAAACAAACAGTATTAGTTGGGGTAGAATAATCTCATGTCATGTGCCTCTTGAGGTGACAGCAGTATGAAGGAGGCATCGCCTGCGAGGTGCTCTTGCCAGAAGTGGATCATCAGGCCTCTAGACCTCGTTCCAGTTGAGAGAAAATACAGGGGGGTAAGGAGGAAGCTAACGCCACCTCAGGAAAACAAGGAAATCAATTTCATGTAAAGTTATAAAAGATAACTGTTCTTGACTTCTCCAAAagtcagtcatttaaaaaaaaaaaaaaagattaaaagaatcTAAAGAGAGATAAAGCCAAATGTAATGtgactattgatttttttttttctgatttgaaatAATCTAGCTATAAAACACATTCTTGGGACAACCAAGGAAAATCTAAATACAGACTGCATTTTAGATGGTATTAtggaatttaattctttttcttaggTATGTTAATAGTCTTGTGATTATGTACAAGAATGATCTGACTCTTAGGAAAAGCATGCcatagtattgggttggccaaaagtttgttCAGATCTGAACGAACtttgtggccaacccaatactcaGGGTGAAACTTACTTTCAAATGATCCAGGGGaggaaaaaacacataaataGAAAGCAAATATGGAAAAATGGTAATCCTGTTTATCTAAGTGGAGGATATACAGGGTGTTCATTAGTCTACTCTTTCAAGTTTCCTGTATGTAAATCAgataaaaagtcagaaaaaacaaagagACCTTGTCTGAGAACACACACAGCCAGAACCTGGACCTGGGTTTATCGTTCAGCCACTCAACATAAGTGCCTTCTCTAATGACAGATGTCAGGGGAGGCgcacacagtccctgccctcaccaAGCTTGCAGCTAGCACCAACAGGCAACTGATAAATCATTTTCTAAAAGTGTGACCAGTGCACAAAGTAGTAGAGCACGCTGTGGGAAATGCAGAGTGAGAACAATTCAGTCCAAGGGAAGACGTGCCAAGGAGGCCCTTCTGGACAGAATCTTATGCCCAAACAGGGATTGCAATGTGCAAAGATTTTTACCTGCTCTCCAGCGAGAACTACTGTACGTTGTACTTTGTACATATGCACCATTGTGCACAAAGAGGACAAAAGTCTGACTTACCTTTATGATGGATGTTTTCTAGTCAATTCTAATtctgcctactttttttttttaaccctttgcTGGTCGCAACTCAttacaataaattaattttatggcCCCACCCCTGCCTGAGTGGCTCTTTACCtacatttgaaaaatactgtGTCCCTGAATTTCAGAATGACTGGCAGAAGGGGTGGCCACAGAGGGCTGGAGAAGTCggtgggcagagctgggatgaGAAGGGTCTTGTTGATTTCAAGCTGAGGGCTGTGATGGGCTTTTGTGGGGATGAAAGCAGTCACTTCTGGGTGCCACTGTGGAAatttgtcttcctcctcctcctatcTCCCTTTGCCCAAAGACTCTTCTTACCTCTTCAACCAGAGCATAGGAAATGCCTCTATGGGGGGGCCCAAGGCTGTATTCAAGGGGCTGCCaagccagcccctcccaggaTCAGAAATTGAGAAAGTGTACATAAGTATCAGAAATTTAGGAAGTGTATGTAAGTATCGTGTCCTCAGGAAGCATTTTCGTGCTTTCCC
This genomic window contains:
- the TMEM225B gene encoding transmembrane protein 225B isoform X2, with product MGRPVMLTIEDRDVKGFTWAIAPALTSLGYLLILLVSIFPFWVRLVNEESQEVFFSGLFENCFHIKCWKPRPLSIYVILGRVSLLSAVVLSFLTTFIMVSFASQLFPRTRKHNFVSAFISFLTGACAFLALLLHALEIQSLRMKPSPPQFSIQWPYYVLGFSILLFMVAGAICLIHEIACPRCHLLPISQSTEDTQEISYLENLDSLGGELSSTQKETLLKEETII
- the TMEM225B gene encoding transmembrane protein 225B isoform X1 gives rise to the protein MAELAFESGELQGAPTPTPFCVSVMLTIEDRDVKGFTWAIAPALTSLGYLLILLVSIFPFWVRLVNEESQEVFFSGLFENCFHIKCWKPRPLSIYVILGRVSLLSAVVLSFLTTFIMVSFASQLFPRTRKHNFVSAFISFLTGACAFLALLLHALEIQSLRMKPSPPQFSIQWPYYVLGFSILLFMVAGAICLIHEIACPRCHLLPISQSTEDTQEISYLENLDSLGGELSSTQKETLLKEETII